From the genome of Triticum aestivum cultivar Chinese Spring chromosome 3B, IWGSC CS RefSeq v2.1, whole genome shotgun sequence, one region includes:
- the LOC123068663 gene encoding uncharacterized protein, translating into MASHFPSLAGLLAPRPLLLYAATWSAVAAMSVAVAALAPELAYVWGVAPGAPLTKACPDGSFAGGSIGLPLDGPPWDAVCVPAGLFGRTVPDVVVPLVFAVVVVAGATAFTAAVGVWEDDEDDIEITEVGQV; encoded by the coding sequence ATGGCGTCCCACTTCCCCTCGCTCGCCGGCCTCCTCGCCCCACGCCCGCTGCTCCTCTACGCGGCCACGTGgtccgccgtcgccgccatgtCCGTGGCAGTGGCGGCTCTCGCGCCCGAGCTCGCCTACGTCTGGGGCGTCGCGCCGGGAGCGCCGCTCACCAaggcatgccccgatggcagcttCGCGGGCGGCAGCATCGGGCTGCCGCTCGATGGGCCGCCGTGGGACGCCGTCTGCGTGCCCGCCGGTCTCTTCGGCCGGACCGTGCCCGACGTGGTCGTCCCGCTTGTTTTCGCcgtcgtggtcgtcgccggcgccaccgccttcaccgccgccgtcgGCGTGTGGGAGGACGATGAAGACGACATCGAGATCACCGAGGTGGGACAGGTGTAG
- the LOC123064837 gene encoding SKP1-like protein 4 gives MASSSDNTTVTLRSDDGEEFVVQADTIAAASVLIKNMLEDGCAAGVIPLTQVTGRILARVVDYCNRHYADADAATYVNSTFSSGDPELDRFDTDFVSGIDQDTLFDLLLAANYLEVQGLLDLACKTVADQMRGKTVEGMRAHFNIVNDYTKEEEAQVRSEVAWAFE, from the coding sequence ATGGCAAGTAGCAGCGACAACACGACGGTGACTCTCCGCAGCGACGACGGCGAGGAGTTCGTGGTCCAGGCGGACACGATCGCGGCGGCGTCGGTGCTGATCAAGAACATGCTGGAGGACGGCTGCGCCGCCGGCGTGATCCCGCTGACCCAGGTGACGGGCCGCATCCTCGCCCGCGTCGTCGACTACTGCAACCGCCACTACGCCGACGCCGACGCGGCCACGTACGTCAACAGCACCTTCTCGTCGGGCGACCCGGAGCTGGATCGCTTCGACACGGACTTCGTGAGCGGCATCGACCAGGACACGCtcttcgacctcctcctcgccgccaaCTACCTCGAGGTACAGGGTCTCCTTGACCTGGCGTGCAAGACGGTGGCCGACCAGATGAGGGGCAAGACGGTGGAGGGCATGCGTGCGCACTTCAACATCGTCAACGACtacaccaaggaggaggaggcccAGGTCCGCAGCGAAGTTGCATGGGCCTTCGAGTAG
- the LOC123068664 gene encoding putative pentatricopeptide repeat-containing protein At3g15200, with protein MPPAPAYAVLAAAFRTRNPICVPRWLAVLGSRTPTVRQNALEVLPDAALPPRFHPSIVPRGYLLGSPRLCHSSASEEDSLDVRVGEVLRVLKSCAADADLSKDLRQFADEMDEDVVLKVLQKQRSNWQVALLFFNWAARLPSYEHGPRTYTEMLDILGRMKKVRLMRQLFDEIPEQRRGLVVTNRMFAVLLNRYAGAHKVQEAIEIFYKRKDYGFEVDLVGFQILLMSLCRYKHVEEAEALFLQKKDEFPPVIKSWNIILNGWCVKGSLADAKRVWNEIIASKLKPDLFTYGTFINALTKAGKLSTAVKLFTSMWEKGINPDVAICNCIIDQLCFKKKIPEALKIFGEMNDRGCQADVATYNTLIKHFCKIRRTEKVYELLDDMEKKGCSPNNMTYTYILKTTEKPRDVMNLIQRMEESGCKLDSDTYNLILNLYVSMKYEKGVQQVWEEMERNGSGPDQRSFTIMVHGLHSQGQLDQALQYYTTMKSRGMTPEPRTRILVKAIHMKKDGPETEDRSPSMTGKNLKLDRRSGLFHVRK; from the exons ATGCCGCCGGCGCCGGCGTACGCCGTCCTCGCTGCAGCATTCAGGACCAGAAACCCCATCTGCG TCCCTAGGTGGCTTGCTGTTCTTGGTTCGCGCACGCCAACTGTTCGACAGAATGCGTTGGAGGTGCTTCCTGATGCAGCCTTGCCTCCACGCTTCCACCCAAGCATTGTTCCAAGAGGATATCTTCTCGGGTCACCAAGGCTTTGCCATAGCAGTGCTTCAGAGGAGGATTCCCTAGATGTCCGCGTCGGTGAAGTTCTGAGAGTTCTCAAGTCCTGTGCTGCCGATGCTGACCTCAGCAAAGACCTTCGTCAGTTTGCCGATGAGATGGACGAGGACGTTGTTCTGAAAGTCCTCCAGAAGCAGAGGTCCAATTGGCAGGTCGCGCTGTTGTTCTTCAATTGGGCTGCCAGGCTGCCTTCGTATGAGCACGGCCCGAGGACCTACACTGAGATGCTTGACATCCTTGGGCGGATGAAGAAGGTCAGGCTTATGAGACAGCTCTTCGATGAGATTCCTGAACAACGCCGTGGGTTGGTCGTAACGAACAGGATGTTTGCTGTCTTGTTGAACCGGTATGCAGGGGCGCACAAGGTGCAAGAAGCGATCGAGATATTCTACAAGAGGAAGGATTATGGGTTCGAGGTTGACTTGGTTGGATTCCAGATACTTCTGATGTCGCTCTGTCGGTACAAGCATGTTGAGGAGGCTGAGGCCCTCTTTCTCCAGAAGAAAGATGAGTTTCCTCCTGTCATAAAGAGCTGGAACATCATTCTTAATGGTTGGTGTGTCAAGGGAAGCCTGGCTGATGCTAAAAGGGTTTGGAACGAGATCATTGCATCTAAACTTAAGCCGGACCTGTTCACATATGGTACGTTCATAAATGCACTAACCAAAGCTGGCAAACTTAGTACGGCTGTGAAACTATTCACAAGCATGTGGGAGAAGGGAATCAATCCCGACGTGGCAATTTGCAACTGTATCATTGACCAGTTGTGCTTCAAGAAAAAGATTCCAGAAGCACTTAAGATTTTTGGTGAGATGAATGACCGTGGTTGTCAAGCAGATGTGGCCACCTACAACACTTTGATCAAACACTTCTGTAAGATAAGGCGGACGGAAAAAGTTTATGAGCTTTTGGATGATATGGAGAAGAAGGGATGCTCTCCAAACAACATGACATACACCTACATTCTGAAGACAACTGAGAAACCGAGAGATGTTATGAATTTGATCCAGAGGATGGAGGAATCAGGTTGTAAGTTGGACTCTGATACGTATAACTTAATATTGAACCTGTATGTCAGTATGAAATATGAGAAGGGGGTACAGCAAGTATGGGAGGAGATGGAGAGGAATGGATCAGGTCCAGATCAGCGATCATTTACTATTATGGTCCATGGACTTCATTCCCAGGGACAGCTGGACCAGGCTTTGCAATATTACACGACAATGAAGTCGAGAGGGATGACTCCAGAGCCAAGAACCAGGATATTGGTGAAAGCAATACATATGAAGAAGGATGGGCCTGAGACTGAAGATCGATCCCCAAGTATGACTGGGAAAAATCTAAAATTGGATCGTCGATCAGGACTTTTCCATGTTCGTAAATAG
- the LOC123068665 gene encoding uncharacterized protein — protein MMASSSSSSDLSADHQLLQDDLPWPSSSLPPPLAPALHHAVGGNHHQWSQPLMLEQLSSDELEALLSAQGHQHHSTHSQLLAAPLTTNPHHQLSSLLMMQELGFQWSSSCGTADGDSNETAQDAVKEDAELPGPLVLPRPSSSSSIAYDDDMAVDVLPSVNISRLQKIPCPVAAGPFGGRAEATLEMLASAKFCKSLLSCSQASSTVLLHNGGGTAPLLGMGGHHVAYGPPPPVHRLQGPSSILHTYNKMGVPAALVSGNGSALQPAAGRSSGGGGLHDEQQLQVVAVSSKKKPRLLHSRPATNNNILPSFKVRKEKLGDRIAALQQLVSPFGKTDTASVLMEAIGYIKFLQDQVETLSGPYMRSAKHKKARTTQQRGPSDTGDQKEEAKVDLRSRGLCLVPLACTSYVTNENGIWAPPNFRGN, from the exons ATGATggcctcctcgtcttcctcctccgacCTCAGCGCGGATCACCAGCTCTTGCAAGATGAcctcccatggccttcttcttccctgccgccgccgcTCGCTCCAGCTCTTCATCATGCTGTCGGAGGCAACCACCACCAATGGAGCCAACCACTAATGCT TGAGCAGTTGAGTTCAGACGAGCTTGAGGCACTCTTGTCAGCACAAGGCCACCAGCATCATAGCACTCACAGCCAGTTGCTTGCTGCTCCATTGACAACAAACCCTCATCATCAGCTGAGCTCACTGCTGATGATGCAAGAGCTAGGGTTCCAATGGAGTAGCAGCTGTGGCACCGCCGATGGAGACTCAAACGAGACAGCGCAAGATGCGGTCAAAGAGGACGCCGAGCTACCGGGGCCCCTTGTGCTCCCAAGACCGTCATCGTCGTCGAGCATCGCTTACGACGACGACATGGCCGTCGACGTGCTCCCGAGCGTCAACATCTCGCGGCTGCAGAAGATTCCGTGCCCAGTCGCGGCGGGGCCTTTTGGCGGCCGGGCGGAGGCGACACTCGAGATGCTAGCTTCGGCTAAATTCTGCAAGAGCCTGCTGAGCTGCAGCCAAGCTTCTTCGACGGTGCTGCTCCATAATGGCGGTGGgacggcgccattgctggggaTGGGAGGGCATCATGTGGCATATGGCCCTCCTCCTCCTGTTCATCGTCTTCAAGGCCCATCCTCCATTCTCCACACCTACAACAAG ATGGGTGTGCCTGCTGCTTTAGTGAGCGGAAACGGAAGTGCGCTGCAACCAGCCGCGGGGAGATCATCAGGAGGGGGAGGCCTGCACGACGAGCAGCAATTGCAAGTGGTAGCAGTATCGTCGAAGAAGAAGCCTCGGCTGCTCCACTCGCGCCCCGCCACCAACAACAATATCCTCCCTTCTTTCAAG GTAAGGAAAGAGAAGCTAGGGGATAGGATTGCTGCTCTTCAACAGCTGGTCTCACCCTTCGGCAAG ACTGACACAGCATCAGTGCTGATGGAGGCCATTGGGTACATCAAGTTTCTTCAAGACCAGGTCGAG ACTTTAAGCGGGCCGTACATGAGATCAGCCAAACATAAGAAAGCCAGGACAACACAACAGCGG GGGCCGTCAGACACCGGAGATCAGAAGGAGGAAGCAAAGGTTGATCTTCGCAGTAGAGGGCTGTGCTTGGTGCCTCTAGCGTGCACATCCTACGTCACCAACGAGAATGGCATCTGGGCCCCACCTAATTTTAGGGGAAACTAA